Proteins from one Megalopta genalis isolate 19385.01 chromosome 1, iyMegGena1_principal, whole genome shotgun sequence genomic window:
- the LOC117228241 gene encoding uncharacterized protein LOC117228241 — RGFFENIESGSLPCRKQYVPRSYRIHLWYITHGLNRISGQITNECRATMVKPRSFAVLTLFVSFRVDIVEPLVHEGFSRLLGTLTPVKHVRIPELLNQLCNESQGSDAIRQDACYGCFFRATNQPLSFPTLVAMSSCADLYLNNTDYSHCQQYLNNATSTLNTKANPMTIYCTFLECIRQVNKDNLVRECVGEAIRIFPNFTNTDVKLAQLFVNTTACVLAKTRCALLNPITGEFQDDDLANKLHIPSVNAVLVNTDYDINIVQLPFQYGSVDVCAKYRNFEQANWPTVTC, encoded by the exons CGCGGTTTCTTTGAAAATATAGAAAGCGGATCCCTGCCTTGCCGGAAGCAATACGTTCCGCGCTCCTATCGGATTCATCTCTGGTATATAACGCACGGCCTGAACCGAATATCCGGTCAAATAACCAATGAGTGCCGCGCAACGATGGTGAAACCACGCAGCTTCGCTGTTCTAACGTTGTTCGTGTCTTTCCGTGTCGATATCGTGGAACCGTTGGTGCACGAGGGTTTCTCGAGGCTTCTGGGAACTCTGACCCCCGTTAAACA CGTGCGGATCCCAGAGCTGTTGAACCAGCTGTgcaacgagtcgcaaggctcggatgCAATTCGTCAGGACGCCTGCTACGGCTGCTTCTTCAGGGCCACCAACCAACCCCTTAGCTTCCCCACGCTGGTGGCTATGTCAAGTTGCGCGGACCTGTACCTGAACAACACCGATTACTCGCACTGCCAACAGTACCTGAAC AACGCCACCAGCACGCTGAACACCAAAGCCAACCCCATGACGATCTACTGCACCTTCCTCGAGTGCATTCGCCAGGTGAACAAGGACAATTTG GTGAGGGAGTGTGTCGGCGAGGCGATCCGTATATTCCCGAACTTCACGAACACGGACGTCAAGTTGGCCCAATTGTTCGTGAACACGACCGCGTGCGTGCTCGCGAAAACCCGCTGCGCCCTCCTGAACCCGATCACCGGCGAATTTCAAGACGACGACCTCGCTAACAAGCTCCACATACCGTCGGTGAACGCGGTCCTGGTCAACACCGATTACGACATCAACATCGTCCAGCTACCGTTTCAATACGGCTCGGTCGACGTCTGCGCGAAATACAGGAATTTCGAACAGGCTAATTGGCCGACCGTCACCTGCTGA